One window of the Leishmania panamensis strain MHOM/PA/94/PSC-1 chromosome 12 sequence genome contains the following:
- a CDS encoding hypothetical protein (TriTrypDB/GeneDB-style sysID: LpmP.12.0650) — translation MTQPPSASEKEKTARLVESLSRHEQVKLLAEALLREYMHRRGLRETLRTFDAENPRDERTISSRALMRQLLNIPVEGRPSRLQLTASSLAKPQAPTFMEELCSYRLTKRSYRIPDGKQSGKPHCSQEEEEDPSDVELRALHASADAQRAAKALCEQKQREYEELLAAEEAYQQRKEMHKDKKKRKHKGARRHRDKQRVRGDADSSDDGAESESGNSDGSENEEGSALSIGFSHTSRKAKSVSSSKCRMPDESSGGAKEAAVAVGAHWQPPGSAARAGANHNTADDGVSRHSAKRIFGRTADLELDSDDHEVSSDNEKVGLFGLSGASQQVLMARIRAGSEHWPTQAHGGATHAHASSTRNHNSGVSASGNSLSAAPAALSTVAGRDAGGREFGSLRSTRPVGRAAVDFDPNGAYESPSFSGSLSATVPSGVNGGVAALRMKTSPIPIPGLSADGAASGLSNTYSSGFSLARSAAKSASGILVRHRDAPPQRDRGAASDGPIHSYDRTAVPRSSALAGRSDGSNARTALRSSSPNASAMSESTSSGSCHTPSRSFANSMGGAGGSGGGGGSGLRHGIGFRTSSTSAEGTALASTSVTGAAALAAGAAKPSRKERCVKLLVD, via the coding sequence ATGACACAGCCACCGAGCGCCtcggagaaggaaaagacggCCCGACTTGTCGAGTCGCTTTCCAGGCATGAGCAGGTGAAGCTTTTGGCGGAGGCGCTCCTGCGAGAGTACATGCATCGCCGCGGCCTGCGCGAGACACTGCGCACCTTTGACGCGGAGAACCCGCGAGACGAGCGCACCATCTCGTCTCGCGCTCTCATGCGCCAACTGCTGAACATTCCTGTCGAAGGCCGGCCGTCGCGTCTGCAACTCACCGCTTCTTCCTTAGCAAAACCGCAGGCGCCAACCTTCATGGAGGAGCTCTGCTCCTACCGGCTGACAAAGCGCAGCTACAGGATCCCGGACGGGAAGCAAAGTGGCAAACCGCACTGTagccaggaggaggaggaggacccAAGTGATGTAGAGCTCCGCGCATTGCATGCGTCAGCAGATGCACAGCGGGCGGCAAAAGCTTTATGCGAGCAGAAGCAACGCGAGTACGAAGAGCTACTCGCCGCGGAAGAGGCCTATCAGCAGCGCAAGGAAATGCATAAggacaagaagaagcgaaagcaCAAGggcgcgaggaggcacagGGACAAGCAGCGCGTACGTGGCGACGCTGACAGTAGCGACGACGGggcagagagcgaaagcgGCAACAGCGATGGTAGTGAGAACGAGGAAGGAAGTGCGCTCAGCATCGGCTTTTCCCATACATCGAGAAAGGCTAAGTCAGTTTCATCGAGCAAGTGCAGGATGCCGGACGAGTCCAGCGGTGGGGCGAAGGAGGCCGCTGTAGCAGTGGGCGCGCACTGGCAGCCTCCAGGTAGTGCTGCTCGAGCAGGCGCCAATCATAACACCGCGGACGATGGTGTCTCTCGTCATTCTGCGAAGCGCATTTTTGGTCGAACAGCGGATCTCGAGTTGGACAGCGACGATCACGAGGTTAGCAGCGACAACGAAAAGGTGGGGCTGTTCGGGCTTAGCGGGGCGAGTCAGCAGGTGCTGATGGCGCGAATTCGCGCAGGGAGTGAGCACTGGCCAACGCAGGCTCATGGGGGTGCCACTCATGCTcacgccagcagcacgcgaAATCATAACAGCGGCGTGAGTGCTTCAGGCAACTCTCTGAGCGCTGCACCTGCCGCTCTCTCGACGGTAGCTGGGCGAGATGCAGGTGGTAGAGAGTTTGgctcgctgcgcagcactCGACCAGTTGGACGGGCGGCAGTAGACTTCGACCCCAACGGCGCGTATGAGTCTCCGTCCTTCTCTGGGTCACTCTCCGCCACTGTACCTTCTGGCGTCAACGGAGGCGTGGCTGCGCTCCGCATGAAGACCTCACCCATCCCCATTCCTGGCCTGAGCGCAGATGGTGCTGCGAGCGGGTTGAGCAACACGTATAGCAGTGGTTTTTCTCTGGCGAGATCGGCTGCCAAATCAGCCTCAGGCATTCTAGTGCGGCATAGggacgcgccgccgcagcgcgacCGTGGTGCGGCCAGCGACGGCCCGATTCACTCGTACGACCGAACCGcggtgccgcgcagcagcgcgttaGCCGGCAGAAGCGATGGCAGCAATGCGCGCACTGCCCTCCGCAGTTCGTCTCCGAATGCCTCTGCTATGAGTGAGTCGACTTCCTCCGGGTCCTGCCATACGCCTTCTCGATCATTTGCCAACAGTatgggtggcgctggcggatcaggcggaggcgggggCAGTGGATTGCGCCACGGTATCGGGTTCCGCACGTCGTCTACTTCTGCGGAAGGAACGGCGCTTGCGTCGACCTCAGTCACTGGGGccgctgccctcgctgccggtgctgccaaGCCGAGCCGTAAAGAGCGCTGTG